One Chionomys nivalis chromosome 4, mChiNiv1.1, whole genome shotgun sequence genomic region harbors:
- the LOC130872752 gene encoding olfactory receptor 150-like: protein MEEVNQTTVTEFILDGLTDNPELQLPLFLIFLGVYLVTVVGNLGMIILIMFSPQLHTPMYYLLSSLSFIDCCQSTVITPKMLVNFVTERNFISYPECIAQFYFFSAFAVAECHMLGVMAYDRYVAISKPLLYNVTMSYQVCLWMIAGVYGMGFISTTVLAFFMIRLVFCKSNIIRHYFCDFFPLLKLSCSSTFINEVIVLFLSSFNILIPVMTILSSYIFIIVSILNIQSSGGRRKAFSTCSSHILAVVLFYGSLAFMYLQPSSVSSLDQSKLSSVFYTIIVPMLNPMIYSLRNKDVKISLIKLIQKLSFHSTKNDFH, encoded by the coding sequence atggaagaagTAAATCAAACCACAGTGACTGAATTCATCCTTGATGGGTTAACAGATAATCCAGAACTCCAGTTGCCCCTATTCCTCATCTTTCTAGGAGTCTATTTGGTTACAGTGGTGGGAAATCTAGGAATGATCATCTTGATTATGTTCAGTCCTCAGCTTCACACACCCATGTATTATTTACTCAGCAGTCTGTCCTTTATTGACTGCTGTCAGTCCACTGTCATTACTCCCAAAATGCTGGTGAACTTTGTGACAGAGAGGAATTTCATCTCCTACCCAGAATGCATAGCTCAGTTCTACTTCTTCAGTGCTTTTGCTGTTGCAGAATGTCACATGTTGGGTGTAATGgcatatgaccgctatgtggctatTTCTAAACCTTTGCTTTACAATGTAACCATGTCCTATCAAGTCTGTTTGTGGATGATTGCTGGGGTATATGGTATGGGATTCATTAGTACCACTGTTTTGGCTTTCTTCATGATAAGATTGGTTTTCTGTAAGTCTAATATAATAAGGCATTACTTCTGTGATTTTTTCCCATTACTGAAACTCTCTTGCTCTAGTACTTTTATCAATGAAGTAATAGTATTGTTCCTTAGTTCATTTAATATTCTTATACCAGTTATGACCATTCTCAGTTCTTACATCTTCATCATTGTCAGCATCTTAAACATTCAGTCCTCTGGGGGAAGACGCAAAGCCTTCagcacctgcagctcccacatCTTGGCTGTTGTTCTCTTCTATGGTTCTTTAGCTTTCATGTATCTTCAACCATCATCAGTCAGCTCCCTGGACCAAAGCAAATTGTCGTCTGTGTTCTATACCATTATTGTGCCTATGTTGAATCCCATGATCTACAGCCTGAGAAATAAAGATGTCAAAATTTCactaataaaattaattcaaaagtTAAGTTTCCACTCAACCAAGAATGATTTTCATTAG